From Kangiella sp. TOML190, one genomic window encodes:
- a CDS encoding RluA family pseudouridine synthase encodes MAPDPKNNIIELQIDISEQMIAQNINALDILAQASGLSKQKLKDAMSKGAVWLSPSAKSQNAKPLRRKHAKLKAGNQLSLYYNPQVLAQQVDSPRLIADEGDYSVWHKPYGVWSHGSKWGDHCSIGRLVEQYFSQQQKPRQSFVVHRLDRAANGLILIAHNKKAAQALSELFANRKVEKIYRAAVVGHFTHDQTIESPIDGKTAISHAALLEFDATANQSLLEIKIETGRKHQIRKHLSSIGFPIIGDRLYGEAKNTDSDLQLTAFELKFACPFTGVPRQYLSQN; translated from the coding sequence ATGGCACCAGATCCTAAGAATAACATTATTGAGCTGCAGATTGATATTAGCGAGCAAATGATCGCACAAAATATCAATGCATTGGATATTTTGGCGCAGGCCAGTGGCCTATCCAAACAAAAGCTTAAAGATGCTATGAGCAAAGGGGCGGTGTGGCTTTCTCCGTCAGCGAAGAGTCAAAATGCCAAACCGCTGCGACGCAAACATGCCAAGCTCAAAGCAGGCAATCAATTATCGCTCTATTATAACCCGCAAGTATTGGCGCAACAGGTCGATTCGCCGAGATTAATTGCCGATGAGGGTGACTATTCGGTATGGCACAAGCCTTATGGGGTTTGGTCACATGGCTCTAAATGGGGCGATCATTGCTCGATTGGCCGCTTGGTGGAGCAGTACTTTTCTCAGCAGCAAAAGCCTCGACAAAGTTTTGTGGTACACCGCTTGGATCGCGCTGCCAATGGTCTTATTCTCATCGCCCATAACAAAAAAGCCGCACAAGCTTTAAGCGAATTATTTGCTAATCGTAAAGTGGAAAAAATTTACCGCGCTGCCGTGGTAGGGCATTTCACGCACGACCAAACCATCGAGAGCCCGATTGACGGCAAAACGGCCATCAGCCATGCCGCTTTATTGGAATTTGATGCGACGGCTAATCAGTCGTTGCTAGAAATTAAAATTGAAACTGGACGCAAACATCAGATCCGTAAACACTTATCATCCATTGGCTTTCCGATTATTGGCGATAGGTTGTACGGCGAAGCAAAAAATACTGATAGTGACCTGCAATTAACTGCCTTTGAGCTGAAATTTGCATGCCCCTTTACTGGGGTCCCACGCCAATACCTAAGCCAGAATTGA
- a CDS encoding class I SAM-dependent methyltransferase, whose amino-acid sequence MYSFLDRSFAFHQQDDSSHKSIAPQWLESLPLVTEADDLANYQGYFAYQQVAGEDALSFFAQLDKQWVSISVDLVGGQVAYRRQQGGGRKQHIAKACGLKSNRNPTVLDATGGLGRDAAELRNLGCELRVVERSPYVASLLQDAISRAQANPETNQLFSQGFELHHGQAIDLIEQLSAEQQPDIIYLDPMFPPRNKSAAVKKEMRLVKRLVGEDPDADNLLPVALANAAKRVVVKRPSYAPYLNQQKPSMSIESKGNRFDVYLMTRFSNGN is encoded by the coding sequence TTGTATTCATTTTTAGATCGGTCTTTTGCTTTTCACCAACAAGATGACAGCTCTCATAAGAGTATAGCCCCGCAATGGCTCGAATCCTTGCCATTGGTTACAGAAGCAGACGATTTAGCGAATTATCAAGGTTATTTCGCCTATCAGCAAGTGGCTGGCGAAGATGCCTTAAGTTTCTTTGCGCAACTGGATAAGCAATGGGTGTCCATCAGTGTCGATTTGGTTGGCGGGCAGGTAGCCTACCGTCGACAACAAGGCGGCGGTCGTAAACAACATATCGCCAAAGCTTGTGGCTTAAAATCCAACAGGAATCCAACCGTGTTAGACGCCACCGGCGGTTTGGGCCGTGATGCCGCTGAGTTGCGAAATTTAGGTTGCGAACTGAGAGTAGTCGAGCGCTCGCCCTATGTCGCCAGTTTATTGCAAGACGCCATTAGTCGAGCGCAAGCGAACCCTGAAACGAACCAACTTTTTAGTCAAGGTTTTGAGCTCCATCATGGCCAAGCAATTGATTTAATTGAGCAATTATCGGCCGAGCAACAACCCGACATTATCTATCTCGACCCCATGTTTCCACCGCGCAACAAATCCGCCGCGGTAAAAAAAGAAATGCGCTTGGTCAAACGCTTAGTCGGCGAAGATCCCGATGCGGATAATCTATTACCCGTAGCATTGGCCAATGCCGCCAAACGGGTGGTAGTAAAACGCCCTAGTTACGCGCCTTATTTAAATCAACAAAAACCCAGCATGAGCATTGAAAGCAAAGGCAATCGGTTTGATGTTTATTTGATGACAAGGTTCTCAAATGGAAATTAA
- a CDS encoding peptidylprolyl isomerase, whose protein sequence is MNKAAALHILVKTESEAEALKKCLEKGEDFFKLAKKHSTCPSKRQGGDLGEFKKGAMVKQFDDAVFAKGSEDKPLIGPVKTRFGYHLIKVLYKS, encoded by the coding sequence GTGAATAAAGCAGCTGCGTTACATATTTTAGTGAAAACCGAGTCCGAAGCAGAAGCGTTAAAAAAGTGTCTGGAAAAGGGTGAGGATTTTTTTAAGTTAGCCAAAAAGCATTCTACATGTCCGTCGAAACGACAAGGTGGCGACTTAGGTGAGTTTAAAAAAGGCGCTATGGTTAAACAATTTGACGATGCGGTTTTTGCTAAAGGTAGCGAAGATAAGCCATTAATTGGCCCTGTTAAAACCCGTTTTGGTTATCATTTAATTAAGGTTCTATATAAATCTTAA
- the rsmD gene encoding 16S rRNA (guanine(966)-N(2))-methyltransferase RsmD translates to MANRQKLHQNRTKSCTSSKKGVFRVIGGQHKGRKLNFIEVEGLRPSLDRVRETLFNWLQAQIHGAKVLDLFAGSGALGIEALSRNADWVQFVELNTKAAGQLANNLELLKSKNSQLVTGDALKFIETNQTSFDIIFLDPPFHQGIAQQVIDLLAEATWLKAETLVYLETEQDLALEIPEHWNLLKNKKAGQLLYKLYQVS, encoded by the coding sequence ATGGCCAATCGACAGAAACTCCATCAAAACCGGACAAAGTCGTGCACTTCTAGCAAAAAAGGCGTGTTTCGGGTGATTGGCGGCCAACATAAAGGCCGAAAGCTTAACTTTATCGAAGTTGAAGGCTTGCGTCCGAGCTTGGATCGAGTGCGTGAAACCCTCTTTAATTGGCTGCAAGCGCAGATTCATGGCGCCAAGGTGCTGGATCTGTTTGCCGGCTCTGGCGCACTGGGTATCGAAGCGCTTTCTCGAAACGCCGACTGGGTACAATTTGTCGAGTTAAACACAAAAGCCGCCGGACAGCTTGCCAATAATCTCGAACTACTGAAGTCCAAAAATTCTCAGCTGGTAACTGGCGATGCGCTGAAATTTATCGAAACCAATCAAACCAGTTTCGACATTATCTTTCTCGATCCGCCGTTTCACCAGGGCATAGCACAACAAGTCATAGATCTTTTGGCAGAAGCGACATGGTTAAAAGCTGAGACTCTAGTTTACCTAGAAACCGAGCAAGATTTAGCATTAGAAATTCCAGAACACTGGAATTTATTAAAAAACAAAAAAGCAGGGCAGTTGTTATATAAGTTGTACCAAGTTAGTTAA
- the ftsY gene encoding signal recognition particle-docking protein FtsY — protein sequence MSEKKKGGLFGFFRKKDTGSESAPQEVIENELQEELDEQLDEQLEEVVTEVVEETFEPESELELEPEAEKPQVAVVVQEHTLASSEQESSVKENTDKNDSNLEITDPEQISLLEETPKLGDKDTISPQELATPEKVEQPQEKPKKTGFFARLKSGLSKTRSQLTGGIADLVLGSKQIDEDLLEEIETQLLMADVGVAATRKIIDDLTDKAERKELKNPEALMDRLRELLFEIVAPCSAPLEITQKPFVILMVGVNGVGKTTTIGKLAKKFQNEGKSVMLAAGDTFRAAAVEQLEVWGERNNIHVTAQHTGADSASVVFDALQAAQARNIDVLIADTAGRLHTKSNLMDELTKVVRVMQKLDPSAPHETMLVVDAGTGQNALSQAEHFNKAVALSGISITKLDGTAKGGVVFALADKMSIPIRFIGVGEGIDDLRPFDNADFIDALFSKEADS from the coding sequence ATGAGCGAAAAGAAAAAAGGCGGTTTGTTTGGCTTTTTCCGCAAAAAGGACACTGGCAGCGAATCGGCACCGCAAGAGGTGATCGAAAACGAACTACAGGAAGAGCTGGATGAACAGCTCGATGAGCAACTTGAAGAAGTGGTAACTGAGGTTGTCGAAGAAACTTTTGAGCCGGAGTCAGAGTTAGAGCTAGAACCGGAAGCAGAAAAACCGCAAGTAGCGGTCGTTGTTCAAGAGCACACTTTAGCAAGCTCCGAACAAGAAAGCTCTGTTAAAGAAAACACTGATAAAAATGACTCGAATCTAGAAATTACCGATCCTGAGCAAATATCGTTGTTAGAAGAAACTCCAAAGCTTGGAGATAAAGATACGATTAGTCCGCAAGAGTTGGCAACCCCAGAAAAAGTAGAACAACCGCAAGAAAAGCCTAAAAAAACAGGCTTTTTTGCCCGTTTAAAGTCGGGTTTAAGCAAAACCCGCAGTCAGTTAACCGGCGGTATTGCCGATCTGGTGTTAGGTTCCAAACAGATTGACGAAGACTTGCTTGAAGAGATTGAAACTCAGCTTTTGATGGCGGATGTGGGGGTTGCTGCTACTCGCAAAATTATTGACGATCTGACCGATAAAGCCGAACGAAAAGAACTAAAAAATCCAGAAGCTTTGATGGATCGTTTGCGTGAGCTTTTGTTTGAGATTGTTGCGCCCTGCTCCGCACCTTTAGAGATCACGCAGAAACCTTTTGTGATTTTAATGGTGGGTGTGAATGGTGTGGGTAAAACTACGACCATTGGTAAGCTGGCGAAAAAATTCCAGAATGAAGGCAAGTCGGTGATGCTGGCGGCGGGCGATACTTTCCGCGCGGCGGCGGTGGAACAACTAGAGGTTTGGGGCGAGCGCAATAATATTCACGTTACCGCGCAGCACACTGGCGCGGACTCGGCTTCGGTGGTGTTTGATGCTTTGCAGGCGGCGCAAGCGCGTAATATTGATGTTTTGATTGCCGATACTGCTGGTCGTTTGCATACTAAATCCAATTTAATGGATGAACTGACTAAGGTGGTGCGGGTGATGCAAAAGCTCGATCCAAGTGCGCCGCACGAAACCATGTTGGTGGTGGATGCTGGCACTGGGCAAAACGCTTTGAGCCAGGCTGAACATTTCAACAAGGCGGTAGCTTTATCGGGAATTTCTATTACTAAGCTTGACGGCACTGCCAAAGGCGGGGTAGTTTTTGCTTTAGCCGATAAGATGTCGATCCCGATTCGCTTTATTGGCGTGGGCGAAGGGATTGATGATTTACGACCTTTTGATAACGCTGATTTTATCGATGCGCTATTTAGTAAAGAGGCCGATAGCTAA
- the ftsX gene encoding permease-like cell division protein FtsX, whose product MAGAAKHARAHKVGFFDRLFMGLKLHRKNALESLLNILKHPTNSLLTIMVLAIALALPGIFYIMTNNAKALSGNWDTSMQMALYLEDSASEQQAQQLLAELIAKPEIKSASLRNKEQVLEEFKRYSGFAEALELLDDNPMPMEITLLPDETQLDTQALAALKTELEQESLVDSASLDMEWVNKYQEILKISEKIGSFISLLLAIGVLLIVGNTIRLAILNRREEIQVIKLVGATNAFIRRPFLYTGIWYGLMAGIIAALMISILSNLVANSASRLAELYQSQYQLLGLSLEQTLILIALGALLGLIGAWVSVRKHLKEIQPS is encoded by the coding sequence ATGGCGGGCGCAGCAAAACACGCCAGAGCGCACAAAGTCGGTTTCTTTGACCGTTTGTTTATGGGGCTTAAATTGCACCGAAAAAATGCGCTTGAGAGTCTGCTGAATATTTTAAAACACCCGACCAATAGTTTGCTGACCATTATGGTTTTGGCGATTGCGCTGGCGCTACCGGGTATTTTTTATATTATGACCAATAATGCCAAGGCTTTGTCCGGCAACTGGGATACCAGTATGCAGATGGCCTTGTATTTAGAGGATTCCGCCAGCGAACAGCAAGCACAGCAGCTACTAGCAGAGCTTATCGCAAAGCCAGAAATTAAAAGTGCTAGCTTGCGCAATAAAGAACAAGTATTAGAAGAGTTTAAGCGCTATTCGGGCTTTGCCGAAGCGCTAGAATTGCTCGACGACAATCCAATGCCGATGGAAATTACTTTGCTACCCGATGAAACGCAACTTGATACTCAAGCGTTGGCGGCCTTAAAAACCGAATTGGAACAAGAATCATTGGTGGATTCGGCCAGCTTGGATATGGAGTGGGTTAATAAATACCAAGAGATCTTAAAAATCTCGGAAAAAATAGGTTCTTTTATCAGTTTGCTATTGGCGATAGGGGTTTTATTGATCGTCGGTAACACCATTCGCTTGGCAATTCTAAATCGGCGCGAAGAGATCCAGGTGATTAAGCTAGTCGGCGCGACTAATGCTTTTATTCGCCGCCCTTTTCTTTATACCGGGATCTGGTATGGTTTGATGGCAGGAATTATCGCCGCCTTGATGATCAGCATTTTAAGCAATCTAGTGGCAAACTCCGCCAGTCGTTTAGCTGAGTTGTATCAAAGTCAATATCAACTGCTGGGGTTAAGTCTTGAGCAAACCCTAATTCTAATCGCTCTGGGCGCCCTACTCGGCTTGATCGGCGCTTGGGTTTCGGTTCGCAAACACCTCAAAGAAATTCAACCCAGCTAG
- a CDS encoding RNA polymerase sigma factor, with protein sequence MAQDPSNASLSQQIEGLVRQSYGKVLAQLIRQFRQIELAEDALQEASISALKAWSEKGIPKQAEAWLMLSAKRKAIDFIRKNQSELQKADNYITFAQDILEDPSVVDGLEDHRLELIFTCCHPALDLHSQVALTLNTVCGFATEEIAKAFLVSTSTMAQRLVRAKRKIKVAKIPFAIPETKDMAARLAAALSVIYLIFNEAYYSKGDRLLVSSALSLEAIRLAQLLNRLLPQRVELLGLLSLMHFNVARFSTRLDKFGRSVKLADQNRKLWSQESIKQGHQYLEQAVALKALGPYQIQAAISAVHTAAKRYQDTDWQQIYWLYEKLYQYQTSPIVKLNAAVALLKGGQPEKALSIIQQLEQDKLLKNYHLLYAAKAEVLNQIGDKVSAKQAYEKAIELSDNQYQKDHFRLEIEQLLNN encoded by the coding sequence GTGGCTCAAGACCCATCCAACGCTAGTCTTTCGCAACAAATCGAAGGGCTAGTGCGCCAATCCTATGGCAAAGTGCTAGCCCAATTGATTCGTCAATTCAGACAAATCGAGCTGGCCGAAGATGCGCTACAGGAAGCCAGTATCAGCGCCCTTAAAGCTTGGTCAGAAAAAGGGATCCCAAAACAAGCTGAAGCCTGGTTAATGCTCAGCGCTAAAAGAAAAGCCATTGATTTTATTAGAAAAAATCAATCAGAATTACAAAAAGCTGATAACTATATTACCTTTGCTCAAGATATTCTTGAGGATCCGTCTGTTGTTGACGGCCTTGAGGATCATCGGCTTGAGTTAATTTTTACTTGCTGCCACCCAGCTCTGGATTTACATTCGCAAGTGGCGCTAACCCTAAACACGGTTTGTGGTTTTGCCACTGAAGAAATCGCTAAAGCCTTCTTGGTTTCAACCAGCACCATGGCGCAACGACTGGTTCGGGCTAAACGTAAAATTAAAGTTGCCAAGATCCCTTTTGCCATACCGGAAACTAAAGACATGGCAGCAAGATTAGCTGCAGCGTTAAGCGTTATTTATTTAATTTTTAACGAAGCTTATTACTCCAAAGGGGATCGATTGTTAGTCTCTAGCGCTTTATCTCTAGAGGCAATTCGCTTGGCCCAATTACTTAATCGACTGTTACCCCAGCGTGTCGAATTATTGGGGCTTTTATCATTGATGCATTTTAACGTGGCACGATTTAGCACCCGTTTAGATAAGTTTGGGCGTAGCGTTAAGCTAGCCGATCAAAATCGTAAGCTCTGGTCGCAAGAGTCGATAAAACAAGGCCACCAATATTTAGAGCAGGCGGTTGCCCTAAAAGCCTTGGGGCCATACCAAATTCAAGCGGCCATCAGCGCAGTGCATACCGCGGCAAAGCGCTACCAAGATACTGATTGGCAACAAATTTACTGGCTATATGAAAAGTTATACCAATACCAAACAAGTCCGATCGTGAAATTAAATGCTGCGGTGGCTTTGCTAAAAGGTGGCCAACCTGAAAAGGCTCTGAGTATTATCCAGCAGCTTGAACAAGATAAACTGCTCAAAAACTATCATTTGCTGTATGCAGCTAAAGCTGAGGTGCTCAACCAAATCGGCGATAAAGTCTCAGCTAAGCAAGCTTATGAAAAAGCCATTGAACTCAGCGATAACCAATACCAGAAAGATCACTTTCGATTAGAAATAGAACAGTTGCTTAACAACTAG
- a CDS encoding YciI family protein, with protein sequence MQYLLMIYAAESAEPTAGSPEFMQLLQDYGVFTEEVKADGVFLAGEPLEPVATASTVRVRNGESLITDGPFAETKEVLGGYYLLDCDNLDQALQYAAKIPSAKYGSVEVRPIMQYPS encoded by the coding sequence ATGCAATATTTATTGATGATCTATGCTGCCGAGTCCGCCGAGCCAACAGCAGGCAGTCCAGAATTTATGCAGCTGCTTCAAGACTACGGCGTTTTTACCGAAGAAGTTAAGGCCGACGGAGTATTTCTAGCAGGAGAGCCATTAGAGCCAGTCGCCACCGCCTCAACCGTTCGAGTTAGAAATGGCGAATCCTTAATTACTGATGGCCCTTTTGCTGAGACAAAGGAAGTACTCGGCGGCTACTATTTGTTGGACTGTGACAATCTGGATCAGGCTTTACAATACGCCGCCAAGATCCCTTCCGCCAAGTACGGCAGTGTTGAGGTTAGGCCCATTATGCAATATCCAAGCTAA
- a CDS encoding branched-chain amino acid transaminase, translating into MQPTETIWFNGKLVPWDQAQTHVLSHAIHYGSSIFEGIRSYQTATGIAIFRLQDHIKRLFDSAKIYRMPLDYSQQQIVRACKELLSANQLTNAYIRPFAFFGYGSIGVSPKQCPLEVSIAAFEWGAYLGEDSIEQGVDTAVSSWNRVAPNTLPSAAKAGGNYLSSQLIVEEYQRHGYQEAIALDARGFVSEGSGQNIFMVKDNKLITPPSTAAILTGLTRDSVFKLAQTMDLTVQEADISRESLYLADELFFTGTATEIVPIRSVDGLTIGSGRAGNITKQLQQAFFGLFSGETEDQWGWLDYL; encoded by the coding sequence ATGCAACCAACAGAAACCATCTGGTTTAATGGCAAGCTTGTGCCTTGGGATCAAGCGCAAACCCACGTACTTTCTCATGCCATCCATTACGGCTCATCAATTTTCGAAGGCATTCGCAGCTACCAAACTGCAACAGGCATTGCCATTTTCCGCTTGCAGGATCATATAAAACGGCTATTTGACTCTGCCAAAATTTATCGCATGCCGCTCGATTACAGCCAGCAACAAATAGTCCGAGCCTGCAAAGAGCTGCTTAGCGCCAACCAGTTAACCAATGCCTATATTCGTCCTTTTGCTTTTTTTGGTTACGGCTCGATTGGCGTTAGTCCCAAACAGTGTCCGTTAGAAGTTTCCATTGCGGCTTTTGAGTGGGGCGCTTACCTTGGCGAAGACTCAATAGAGCAGGGCGTGGACACCGCCGTATCGTCTTGGAATCGAGTTGCTCCTAACACCTTACCCAGCGCCGCTAAAGCCGGCGGCAACTACCTTTCTTCGCAGCTTATCGTGGAAGAATACCAACGCCACGGCTATCAAGAAGCCATCGCTTTAGACGCTCGCGGTTTTGTCTCGGAAGGCTCGGGGCAAAATATTTTTATGGTTAAGGACAACAAACTTATCACCCCACCAAGCACAGCGGCCATCTTAACCGGATTAACCCGTGACAGCGTTTTTAAGCTAGCACAAACGATGGATTTAACGGTTCAAGAAGCCGATATCAGTCGTGAAAGCCTGTATCTAGCCGACGAATTATTCTTTACCGGAACCGCCACTGAAATCGTACCGATCCGCTCAGTAGACGGGCTGACCATTGGCTCTGGTCGCGCTGGCAATATCACCAAGCAATTACAACAAGCGTTTTTTGGACTCTTTTCCGGCGAAACCGAAGATCAATGGGGCTGGCTGGATTATTTATAA
- a CDS encoding DUF1304 domain-containing protein: protein MLKTLANIITGLVAIEHIAIMVLEMFYWDHPVGHKIFSMSPEVASASATLAANQGLYNGFLAAGLIWGLISGRRDIKLFFLGCVVVAGIFGAITAKPSILFTQALPALLGLVLCFLQKKA from the coding sequence ATGCTAAAAACGCTAGCAAATATTATCACTGGCTTGGTCGCCATCGAACATATTGCCATTATGGTGTTGGAGATGTTCTATTGGGATCATCCAGTTGGCCATAAAATCTTTAGTATGAGTCCCGAAGTAGCCTCAGCCTCAGCCACCTTGGCTGCCAATCAGGGTTTGTATAACGGCTTTTTAGCAGCGGGATTAATTTGGGGATTAATTTCTGGGCGACGCGACATTAAGCTGTTTTTCTTGGGTTGTGTTGTGGTTGCAGGTATTTTTGGCGCTATAACGGCTAAACCAAGTATCCTATTTACCCAAGCATTGCCCGCTTTACTTGGTTTGGTTTTATGTTTTTTGCAAAAAAAGGCTTAA